Genomic window (Propionibacteriaceae bacterium ZF39):
ATCTTTCTCACATGGGAAACATTGAGAGCGCCGAAGATCGGTTCGGACGCAACGTTCGACGCATCCGCGAGGAACTTGGCATGACCCAAAAAGATCTAGCGGAGGCGATCGGGCGCAACGGCGTGACCCTTCACCCGAGCGCCATTGCCAAGATCGAACTACGGGACGTGGACAACCCGCGCGCGATCCGGTTGACCGAAGCGGAGGCCATTGCGCGATGCCTTAACCGGACGGTCGCCGACTTGATGGATCGTGATGCGCCGCTGCTCGCGGCCGCTGCTGCTGACGCGGGGCACGCCGCAGATATGGCGGAGCGGAGCGCCGACGCGCTGGAGTCCGCCATGAGCAACCTAGACACGGCCCGGGTGGCGCTGGACTTCCAAATGAATATCAACGGGAGCGAGGCGGACGCGCATCAACAGCGCGTGCTTTCGGCGCTAGATCGGCTCCAGGCCGCACACGCCCGGCAACGGGCATCGCTCCGCAAGGCCATGCGGCTCGGGTGGGGGCCCGCGAAAGACAAGGGGGAGAAGTAAATGGCAGGCAGCATCGCCAAGCGGCCGGACGGCCGATGGCGGGCCCGGTATCGGGATCGAGCAGGCAAGGAACACGCGCGGCACTTCACCCGCAAGGTCGACGCGCAGGCGTGGCTAGACGATGTGACGACGGCCAAAGCAACCGGAACCTACGTTGACCCGCAGCAGGCTCGCACGACCGTCGCCGTGGTCGTGGAATCGTGGCTAGCGGCTCACCCGGACTGGACCGAATCGACCCGGGTGCGGAATCAGTCGATCGTGGATCGGCACATCCGGCCGACATGGGAGAACGTGAAGCTCGGCGACATCGACCACGACCAACTCCAAACATGGGTCGGCAAGCTCGTGGACTCCGGCGCGGCAGGCGGCACCGTGCGCAAGGTCGCAGGCGTGATGAATGGCATCCTCGGGCAGGCCGTCCTGTCCAAGAAACTCGCGGTCAACCCGATGACCGGCGTACGAC
Coding sequences:
- a CDS encoding helix-turn-helix transcriptional regulator is translated as MGNIESAEDRFGRNVRRIREELGMTQKDLAEAIGRNGVTLHPSAIAKIELRDVDNPRAIRLTEAEAIARCLNRTVADLMDRDAPLLAAAAADAGHAADMAERSADALESAMSNLDTARVALDFQMNINGSEADAHQQRVLSALDRLQAAHARQRASLRKAMRLGWGPAKDKGEK